The genomic stretch AATGGATGTCGTGTATATGTTGCCCGGCCTCGTTTGTAGCCTCCCCTTTGGGGATTGAAACTAATACCTTCCAGTCGTCCATTAATTCTCTTCATCTGTTTGTAGCCTCCCCTTTGGGGATTGAAACTTATAGCCATCTTAAATCAACCTCCTCAATTTCGTGAGTTTGTAGCCTCCCCTTTGGGGATTGAAACAACACATCGTAATTACTTAGCAGCCCTTTTTTCCACGGTTTGTAGCCTCCCCTTTGGGGATTGAAACAAGAGAAAGAGGAAAAGAAGCAAAAAAGAGTAAAGAGTTTGTAGCCTCCCCTTTGGGGATTGAAACCTGGACTTGTTACATGCAGTTGAGACAGCAGTGAGGGTTTGTAGCCTCCCCTTTGGGGATTGAAACCTGGACTTGTTACATGCAGTTGAGACAGCAGTGAGGGTTTGTAGCCTCCCCTTTGGGGATTGAAACACAGGGAAAGAAGTGTATGTAAGTACGAAAGATATGTTTGTAGCCTCCCCTTTGGGGATTGAAACTATATTCAATATTGTCATTTGGAGCTGTAGCATTTTATGTAGAGATAGCAAAAGGTGGTAAACCACCTTTTAGTACATTTTTTGTAGGATTTAGTGACAAGTTGATATATAAGGTGGTGTTGCTATATTTATTAACTCAACTGATAATTCCTATAGGTCTGATAACATTTATTATACCAGCATTCCTGTAATGAACGAAAATGAGTGAAAATGACGAGAAATGAGATTTGAAAAGATAAGGTACCTCCTGATAAAATTAATAAAGTAAGTTGTACAACTTACGAAAAAACAAAACAAAGGAGGTACCCTCTTTGAAGTATACACAAAATGAGAAGATATTACAAGTGACAGAGAAAACTTTAGTTGTAGGAGTAGACATAGCAAAGGAAAGGCATGTTGGAAGAGCATTTGATTTTAGAGGAGTGGAGCTTGGCAAGAGAATAGAGTTTGAGAACAGGAAAGAAGGTATGGAGAAATTTTTGGATTGGGCAAATAAGATAATGAAAGCTAATGGCAAGGAGAACATGATAGTAGGGATAGAGCCTACAGGGCATTACTGGCTGTGCTTTGAGCAGTACTTAAGAGAGAATGGCATAAAAGTGGTATTAGTGAATCCTTTTCACGTGAAGAGGAGCAAGGAGCTCGATGATAATACGCAAACTAAGAGTGATATAAAGGATCCAAAAACGATAGCGATGCTTGTGAAGGATGGAAGATACACAGAACCAAATATACCCGAGGTATATACGCTGAGATGAGAGGTATATTGAGAGAGGAATTATATTTATATTAGCATTATTTCCAGCAAATTATATATTGTATGAAAATAGTGATGTTTCTATAATTGAGATAATAAAAGAGTGCTTTAGGATTACAAAGAAAGCCAAGCTCAAAGTATTATTGTTTTACCTTAGTTTTATCGGATGGTACATTTTAGGTATGCTAACTTTAGGTATATTATTTATATATGTTACACCCTATATATCAGTGACATCGTATTATTTATACAAAAAATTATCAGGTAAGGAATATGTAAATAGTGAAATTTCCAGTCAATATATGATTTAATAAGATGTTCATATTTTATTAAGGAGGGAATCAAATGAAAAATAAAACTAAAAAAGTAATTAATATTATTGTTATTCTAGCATTATTAACAAATTTATGTATATCAAATACAGCAGCTGTTTATGCAGATACTAAATCTACAACTACACAGTCTTCAAATACACAAGCTGCAAATATTAATAAAGTAGGCAGGACAGTAGTGTACAAGATAAATTCTATAAATCCCAATGAATTAAACAAGGTAATAAATGATTTTAACAGTAAATATGGATATTTAGATTTAGAAGATACTATAATTATAGAGTTTTCTGGCGATTATTTATTTGATTTGATTAATGATTGTTTGGAATATAATAATATTACTATTCATTATGGAGCTAGCAAAGGTGCTAGCAATTTATATAGTCACGAGGTTTTAGACAAAAAGTATGGTGCTATGAAGACTGCGATTAGTTCTACAAGTATTAATGCGTTTGTAAGATACAAAAAGAGTAATGGCAAATACAGGTATGTTTATGTAGATTCAAACAGTCCATTTTGGTTTAATATAACAGACAAGGATTTTTATAAGTATTTCAATGTTAAAGAAGATTCAACATTTAGAAGTCCTGAGTCAAAGCGCATTTTTTATTCAAAAGATTTCTTTTCATTAAATCCAATTGGACAATATTTTTCCGATAGATTAAAGATAGCACCATTAAATGGATATTCATTTATATATCAAGGTAAAATGTATATTTGTGGTTTAGAGTCAGCTTATAATTTCTTTAAGGACTTTTTAAGTCAGCCATCAGAAAATTTACGTGATCTGCCATTTGATACTACAGAATCAGCAGAAGGGTTTAAGATTGCAATATCACAAGCATTACAGAGCACAGGAATTTATTATACAGAGACTTTTCTTGAAATAGCTAATATTTGGGATGGACAAATACCATATTTAATACAGACATTGAAAGAGATAAGACAAAAAGCTAAGGAATTGACAAAAGGATGCAAAGATTTAGTAGATGCAGGATTTGAATTAGAAAAATTTTTTATGTTTGAAGTAAAATATGACTACAAGTGGTTAGAAGAAGGTGTATCAACTGTTACAGCTGAAAAAATAAAAAGTGATAACGAATGGAACACTGAAAAAGGTAAAAAATATGCTTGGCGTAAAAGTCCTCTTATGGGCATATGGAACTTTAGATATGGTATATGTTCAGAGTATGCACGTTTAGCTGAAGTTTTAGGTTTTTATATGGGTTTAAACACGTTGTATACTTATAGTTGGGATTTGGATCATGCTTGGTATGTTCATGATATATATGGATTGCACTGGTCCTCAGATACTTTAGGTACTACTACTGATCATATATTAACACCTGTAACTATATTAACTATAGGTCACCACATGGACAATAAGCCTCTTATAAATGAATTTTTAGAATGGCACACACCAAGAGGATTTATAAATTTATTAAAAACAAATAGAAGTTTTGCCGAAAAATTGTTTAGAAAGTTGGTAGATGAAAGCGGGATACTTACAATGTATTCACCTATGGTATTTCTTAATAATGATCCTAATTATGATTTTCGTGACAAAAATGGTATGTGGGCACCAAGTCCTTATTACAGTGAATTATGCAGAAGAGTAGGGTTATTTGCATTATTTCCAAAATTTAAAGAACCACCTATAAAGGTGACTTCTATAGATCAGGTTCTTAAGGATTTGGACAGTAGAAGCATGAGTGATTATGAAGTTAGAAATTATTATATATTGCCACAGGATTTATACAAGAAAGAACCAAAGTCTTTAGAAGAAGCAAAACAGGTTCCTATTAATATTTTAAGAAAGATTCTTAATTATGTAACAGTTAAAACTGGTAAGGATTATGATTCGTTAGAAATAAACAATAGTTTGGATTATTGGACTCCATTTAAATTAAACTCGTACGCCAGATTTAATTTGTATGATTCAGCAGCAGACGGTAGCAGGTATTTTGTATATATTTCTTATGTTTTCCCTTATGTAGACTTATACATTTTAGTAAAACCAGTATTTAGAAAAGAAGGCATTGCATATGGCATTTATATAGGTAAGCTACCCAAATCAGGAAGTTTGAGTTCAATAGACAACAAGTTTATGGATGATTACGTTAAGAATATACCAATTTATAGAGCAAATCTTGCAGAAAGCGATTTAATATTTAAGCTACTTACAGTAGAGGATGAGCCAATTGTTGATAAGTTTGATGTAGTAGTTAGAGAAGGAGATACCTTTAAAATAAATGTATCTCAAAGGTATGGAATGTTGAATACAAAGTTTAATTATATAATTGTATCTGAAGATAATGTTAACACATTAAGTCAAGGTAAAATTTCTGAAGCTAATTCACAGGTAAGTGAGATAAAGCATCTAGGTAATTTTACATTTAAAGCATTGAAGCCAGGGACTATAAAAATTATACCAGTATATGAAGATGAGCAACTTTTATTGGATTTAGGTAAGAGCTTACTACAATTTTCACCTGATATTAAAAGCAATTATTCTAATGTTGATTGGCTTAACAATCATTTTGTATTTAAATTAGATAATGGACTTATTTCAACTTTGGTCAATAACCCTTGTACAACATGGGGATTTACTAATGAAGAAAAAATTGCTAATAGTGTATGGTTTTATACGACTCATCCGTTTTATGATGAAGCAAGGTCATGGCATACTGTTTTTCCAACAATGTCAATAAGAGTTAAAGTATTACCTTCATCAAAAGCTTATTTTAAGACAAATAAAATAATAGCTAAGGTTGGATCTACTGTAGCATTACCAATAGCAACCACTGGTAGTGGAGCTAAATATAAGATTGTAGTATCAAATCCTAATATAGTAGAAATTAAAAACAATAATAGTGCAAAAATAAAGTCAAAAGGCACAGTTAAATTGACTATTATAAATAGCAATGGAAGTAAGAGTGAGTGCATTATTGAGGTAAAATAATGTGGAGGTGTCATACTTTGATAAAATCATTTTTAAGCAGCAAAATAGAAAGAATTGTTTATATTATATGTTGCGTTATGATTGTAGTGGTTTAAATGGTAATTTTATATAATGTATTAAAATTGCCTGATAATTTGACTAACAATTATCATAAAGATAACAGCAAAATTCACAATTCATTTAAGGAAATTACTACTACAGGCAGCAATTTGACTTATAATAAATTAGATTCTATATAGGTTGTTGAATAAAAGAAATTAACATAAAAGATAATAAATAGATATATAAAAAGCCATCCTCCTTGATGTAAAATTATAGGAAGAGAAGATTAAAACACCTATAGGCGTTTGCAAAATGGGTGGTGATTGAAGGTAAGAGATGCCAATACTAA from Caldicellulosiruptor kronotskyensis 2002 encodes the following:
- a CDS encoding DUF975 family protein; translation: MLALFPANYILYENSDVSIIEIIKECFRITKKAKLKVLLFYLSFIGWYILGMLTLGILFIYVTPYISVTSYYLYKKLSGKEYVNSEISSQYMI